The following proteins are co-located in the Apis mellifera strain DH4 linkage group LG9, Amel_HAv3.1, whole genome shotgun sequence genome:
- the LOC726991 gene encoding kinesin light chain isoform X2, with protein MGRTDMSKTLNAYRIKKIENIGRMTAMTQEEIMAGARIVAQGLEALRVEHGGLLQALQTQDAPVARDKASLLSKNIEMIELGLGEAQVMMALANHLQMVEAEKQKLRTQVRRLCQENAWLRDELAGTQQKLQASEQALVQLEEQKKHLDFMESMKQYDPDPSADDENAKDRPPDDPVVDLFPDDDADDRNSKSISPTPPSQFAQQVNAGYEIPARLRTLHNLVIQYASQGRYEVAVPLCKQALEDLEKTSGHDHPDVATMLNILALVYRDQNKYKEAANLLNDALAIREKTLGENHPAVAATLNNLAVLYGKRGKYKEAEPLCKRALDIREKVLGRDHPDVAKQLNNLALLCQNQGKYEEVERYYLRALEIYEGKLGPDDPNVAKTKNNLASCYLKQGKYKDAEVLYKQVLTRAHEKEFGAIAGDNKPIWQVAEEREENKHRNKENTPYGEYGGWHKAAKVDSPTVTTTLKNLGALYRRQGKYEAAETLEDCALRSRKETLEFVKQGKVAQLLGEEKGSTRRGSRSSLANSEHEQHDEGSLPLVQRALHEGQSGHNDASPNKPGFKNKIFQAFGIHSST; from the exons ATGGGTAGAACAGATATGTCAAAAACGCTGAACGCTTATAGAAT caaaaaaatagaaaatattggtAGAATGACGGCCATGACGCAGGAAGAAATTATGGCTGGTGCCAGAATTGTGGCCCAGGGTCTGGAAGCTCTCCGTGTAGAACATGGAGGACTTCTTCAAGCTTTGCAGACCCAGGATGCGCCAGTCGCAAGAGACAAAGCTAGTTTATTATCAAAGAATATCGAGATGATAGAATTAGGCCTTGGAGAGGCACAAGTTATGATGGCTCTTGCAAATCATTTACAAATGGTAGAGGCTGAGAAACAAAAGCTTAGAACACAAGTAAGAAGGTTGTGCCAAGAAAATGCCTGGTTAAGAGATGAGTTGGCTGGTACGCAGCAAAAATTACAAGCCAGTGAACAAGCA CTAGTCCAGTTGGAAGaacaaaagaaacatttaGATTTTATGGAAAGCATGAAACAGTACGATCCTGATCCTTCCGCGGATGATGAGAATGCTAAAGACAGGCCGCCAGATGATCCTGTGGTTGATCTATTCCCCGATGATGATGCGGACGACCGAAATAGTAAGT CAATATCACCGACACCGCCTTCACAATTTGCACAACAAGTGAACGCTGGATACGAGATACCTGCACGTTTGCGTACGCTGCACAATTTGGTTATACAGTACGCTAGCCAAGGCCGTTATGAAGTAGCTGTCCCCTTATGCAAGCAAGCATTGGAGGATTTGGAAAAGACTTCTGGCCACGATCATCCCGATGTTGCCACAATGTTGAACATCCTCGCTTTAGTGTATagagatcaaaataaatacaaagaaGCGGCGAATTTGTTGAACGATGCCTTGGCTATTCGTGAAAAGACGCTCGGTGAAAATCACCCCGCAGTCGCTGCCACGTTGAATAATTTGGCTGTTTTATATGGAAAACGGGGCAAATATAAAGAGGCTGAGCCGTTGTGCAAACGTGCCCTCGATATTCGAGAGAAGGTCCTCGGTCGTGATCATCCCGATGTCGCTAAGCAATTGAACAATCTTGCGTTGCTGTGTCAGAATCAGGGTAAATACGAAGAGGTAGAACGCTATTACCTGCGAGCGCTAGAAATTTATGAAGGTAAACTGGGACCGGATGATCCTAATGTTGCAAAGACGAAAAATAATCTGGCATCGTGTTACTTGAAGCAAGGAAAATACAAGGATGCTGAAGTTTTGTATAAACAAGTATTGACTAGAGCACACGAAAAAGAATTTGGTGCTATTGCCGGCGATAACAAACCAATTTGGCAG GTTgcggaagaaagagaagaaaacaagcatagaaataaagagaatacTCCATATGGGGAATACGGAGGCTGGCACAAAGCTGCTAAAGTGGATTCTCCTACGGTTACAACTACCCTAAAAAATCTTGGTGCATTGTATCGAAGACAAGGAAAATACGAGGCTGCAGAAACATTAGAAGATTGTGCTCTTAGGTCACGAAAGGAG ACATTGGAGTTCGTGAAGCAAGGAAAAGTTGCGCAGCTTTtaggagaagagaaaggatCGACGAGACGCGGCTCGCGATCCAGTTTAGCTAATAGCGAACACGAGCAACATGACGAG GGCTCGCTGCCGCTGGTACAAAGGGCGCTACATGAAGGACAGTCTGGCCACAACGACGCTAGTCCTAACAAACCCGGTTTTAAAAACAAGATCTTTCAAGCTTTCGGGATTCATTCTTCCACGTAG
- the LOC726991 gene encoding kinesin light chain isoform X3: MGRTDMSKTLNAYRIKKIENIGRMTAMTQEEIMAGARIVAQGLEALRVEHGGLLQALQTQDAPVARDKASLLSKNIEMIELGLGEAQVMMALANHLQMVEAEKQKLRTQVRRLCQENAWLRDELAGTQQKLQASEQALVQLEEQKKHLDFMESMKQYDPDPSADDENAKDRPPDDPVVDLFPDDDADDRNTISPTPPSQFAQQVNAGYEIPARLRTLHNLVIQYASQGRYEVAVPLCKQALEDLEKTSGHDHPDVATMLNILALVYRDQNKYKEAANLLNDALAIREKTLGENHPAVAATLNNLAVLYGKRGKYKEAEPLCKRALDIREKVLGRDHPDVAKQLNNLALLCQNQGKYEEVERYYLRALEIYEGKLGPDDPNVAKTKNNLASCYLKQGKYKDAEVLYKQVLTRAHEKEFGAIAGDNKPIWQVAEEREENKHRNKENTPYGEYGGWHKAAKVDSPTVTTTLKNLGALYRRQGKYEAAETLEDCALRSRKEQTLEFVKQGKVAQLLGEEKGSTRRGSRSSLANSEHEQHDEGSLPLVQRALHEGQSGHNDASPNKPGFKNKIFQAFGIHSST; the protein is encoded by the exons ATGGGTAGAACAGATATGTCAAAAACGCTGAACGCTTATAGAAT caaaaaaatagaaaatattggtAGAATGACGGCCATGACGCAGGAAGAAATTATGGCTGGTGCCAGAATTGTGGCCCAGGGTCTGGAAGCTCTCCGTGTAGAACATGGAGGACTTCTTCAAGCTTTGCAGACCCAGGATGCGCCAGTCGCAAGAGACAAAGCTAGTTTATTATCAAAGAATATCGAGATGATAGAATTAGGCCTTGGAGAGGCACAAGTTATGATGGCTCTTGCAAATCATTTACAAATGGTAGAGGCTGAGAAACAAAAGCTTAGAACACAAGTAAGAAGGTTGTGCCAAGAAAATGCCTGGTTAAGAGATGAGTTGGCTGGTACGCAGCAAAAATTACAAGCCAGTGAACAAGCA CTAGTCCAGTTGGAAGaacaaaagaaacatttaGATTTTATGGAAAGCATGAAACAGTACGATCCTGATCCTTCCGCGGATGATGAGAATGCTAAAGACAGGCCGCCAGATGATCCTGTGGTTGATCTATTCCCCGATGATGATGCGGACGACCGAAATA CAATATCACCGACACCGCCTTCACAATTTGCACAACAAGTGAACGCTGGATACGAGATACCTGCACGTTTGCGTACGCTGCACAATTTGGTTATACAGTACGCTAGCCAAGGCCGTTATGAAGTAGCTGTCCCCTTATGCAAGCAAGCATTGGAGGATTTGGAAAAGACTTCTGGCCACGATCATCCCGATGTTGCCACAATGTTGAACATCCTCGCTTTAGTGTATagagatcaaaataaatacaaagaaGCGGCGAATTTGTTGAACGATGCCTTGGCTATTCGTGAAAAGACGCTCGGTGAAAATCACCCCGCAGTCGCTGCCACGTTGAATAATTTGGCTGTTTTATATGGAAAACGGGGCAAATATAAAGAGGCTGAGCCGTTGTGCAAACGTGCCCTCGATATTCGAGAGAAGGTCCTCGGTCGTGATCATCCCGATGTCGCTAAGCAATTGAACAATCTTGCGTTGCTGTGTCAGAATCAGGGTAAATACGAAGAGGTAGAACGCTATTACCTGCGAGCGCTAGAAATTTATGAAGGTAAACTGGGACCGGATGATCCTAATGTTGCAAAGACGAAAAATAATCTGGCATCGTGTTACTTGAAGCAAGGAAAATACAAGGATGCTGAAGTTTTGTATAAACAAGTATTGACTAGAGCACACGAAAAAGAATTTGGTGCTATTGCCGGCGATAACAAACCAATTTGGCAG GTTgcggaagaaagagaagaaaacaagcatagaaataaagagaatacTCCATATGGGGAATACGGAGGCTGGCACAAAGCTGCTAAAGTGGATTCTCCTACGGTTACAACTACCCTAAAAAATCTTGGTGCATTGTATCGAAGACAAGGAAAATACGAGGCTGCAGAAACATTAGAAGATTGTGCTCTTAGGTCACGAAAGGAG CAGACATTGGAGTTCGTGAAGCAAGGAAAAGTTGCGCAGCTTTtaggagaagagaaaggatCGACGAGACGCGGCTCGCGATCCAGTTTAGCTAATAGCGAACACGAGCAACATGACGAG GGCTCGCTGCCGCTGGTACAAAGGGCGCTACATGAAGGACAGTCTGGCCACAACGACGCTAGTCCTAACAAACCCGGTTTTAAAAACAAGATCTTTCAAGCTTTCGGGATTCATTCTTCCACGTAG
- the LOC726991 gene encoding kinesin light chain isoform X6, with the protein MGRTDMSKTLNAYRIKKIENIGRMTAMTQEEIMAGARIVAQGLEALRVEHGGLLQALQTQDAPVARDKASLLSKNIEMIELGLGEAQVMMALANHLQMVEAEKQKLRTQVRRLCQENAWLRDELAGTQQKLQASEQALVQLEEQKKHLDFMESMKQYDPDPSADDENAKDRPPDDPVVDLFPDDDADDRNSKSISPTPPSQFAQQVNAGYEIPARLRTLHNLVIQYASQGRYEVAVPLCKQALEDLEKTSGHDHPDVATMLNILALVYRDQNKYKEAANLLNDALAIREKTLGENHPAVAATLNNLAVLYGKRGKYKEAEPLCKRALDIREKVLGRDHPDVAKQLNNLALLCQNQGKYEEVERYYLRALEIYEGKLGPDDPNVAKTKNNLASCYLKQGKYKDAEVLYKQVLTRAHEKEFGAIAGDNKPIWQVAEEREENKHRNKENTPYGEYGGWHKAAKVDSPTVTTTLKNLGALYRRQGKYEAAETLEDCALRSRKEQTLEFVKQGKVAQLLGEEKGSTRRGSRSSLANSEHEQHDEDRKYYVRAQ; encoded by the exons ATGGGTAGAACAGATATGTCAAAAACGCTGAACGCTTATAGAAT caaaaaaatagaaaatattggtAGAATGACGGCCATGACGCAGGAAGAAATTATGGCTGGTGCCAGAATTGTGGCCCAGGGTCTGGAAGCTCTCCGTGTAGAACATGGAGGACTTCTTCAAGCTTTGCAGACCCAGGATGCGCCAGTCGCAAGAGACAAAGCTAGTTTATTATCAAAGAATATCGAGATGATAGAATTAGGCCTTGGAGAGGCACAAGTTATGATGGCTCTTGCAAATCATTTACAAATGGTAGAGGCTGAGAAACAAAAGCTTAGAACACAAGTAAGAAGGTTGTGCCAAGAAAATGCCTGGTTAAGAGATGAGTTGGCTGGTACGCAGCAAAAATTACAAGCCAGTGAACAAGCA CTAGTCCAGTTGGAAGaacaaaagaaacatttaGATTTTATGGAAAGCATGAAACAGTACGATCCTGATCCTTCCGCGGATGATGAGAATGCTAAAGACAGGCCGCCAGATGATCCTGTGGTTGATCTATTCCCCGATGATGATGCGGACGACCGAAATAGTAAGT CAATATCACCGACACCGCCTTCACAATTTGCACAACAAGTGAACGCTGGATACGAGATACCTGCACGTTTGCGTACGCTGCACAATTTGGTTATACAGTACGCTAGCCAAGGCCGTTATGAAGTAGCTGTCCCCTTATGCAAGCAAGCATTGGAGGATTTGGAAAAGACTTCTGGCCACGATCATCCCGATGTTGCCACAATGTTGAACATCCTCGCTTTAGTGTATagagatcaaaataaatacaaagaaGCGGCGAATTTGTTGAACGATGCCTTGGCTATTCGTGAAAAGACGCTCGGTGAAAATCACCCCGCAGTCGCTGCCACGTTGAATAATTTGGCTGTTTTATATGGAAAACGGGGCAAATATAAAGAGGCTGAGCCGTTGTGCAAACGTGCCCTCGATATTCGAGAGAAGGTCCTCGGTCGTGATCATCCCGATGTCGCTAAGCAATTGAACAATCTTGCGTTGCTGTGTCAGAATCAGGGTAAATACGAAGAGGTAGAACGCTATTACCTGCGAGCGCTAGAAATTTATGAAGGTAAACTGGGACCGGATGATCCTAATGTTGCAAAGACGAAAAATAATCTGGCATCGTGTTACTTGAAGCAAGGAAAATACAAGGATGCTGAAGTTTTGTATAAACAAGTATTGACTAGAGCACACGAAAAAGAATTTGGTGCTATTGCCGGCGATAACAAACCAATTTGGCAG GTTgcggaagaaagagaagaaaacaagcatagaaataaagagaatacTCCATATGGGGAATACGGAGGCTGGCACAAAGCTGCTAAAGTGGATTCTCCTACGGTTACAACTACCCTAAAAAATCTTGGTGCATTGTATCGAAGACAAGGAAAATACGAGGCTGCAGAAACATTAGAAGATTGTGCTCTTAGGTCACGAAAGGAG CAGACATTGGAGTTCGTGAAGCAAGGAAAAGTTGCGCAGCTTTtaggagaagagaaaggatCGACGAGACGCGGCTCGCGATCCAGTTTAGCTAATAGCGAACACGAGCAACATGACGAG
- the LOC726991 gene encoding kinesin light chain isoform X1, with translation MGRTDMSKTLNAYRIKKIENIGRMTAMTQEEIMAGARIVAQGLEALRVEHGGLLQALQTQDAPVARDKASLLSKNIEMIELGLGEAQVMMALANHLQMVEAEKQKLRTQVRRLCQENAWLRDELAGTQQKLQASEQALVQLEEQKKHLDFMESMKQYDPDPSADDENAKDRPPDDPVVDLFPDDDADDRNSKSISPTPPSQFAQQVNAGYEIPARLRTLHNLVIQYASQGRYEVAVPLCKQALEDLEKTSGHDHPDVATMLNILALVYRDQNKYKEAANLLNDALAIREKTLGENHPAVAATLNNLAVLYGKRGKYKEAEPLCKRALDIREKVLGRDHPDVAKQLNNLALLCQNQGKYEEVERYYLRALEIYEGKLGPDDPNVAKTKNNLASCYLKQGKYKDAEVLYKQVLTRAHEKEFGAIAGDNKPIWQVAEEREENKHRNKENTPYGEYGGWHKAAKVDSPTVTTTLKNLGALYRRQGKYEAAETLEDCALRSRKEQTLEFVKQGKVAQLLGEEKGSTRRGSRSSLANSEHEQHDEGSLPLVQRALHEGQSGHNDASPNKPGFKNKIFQAFGIHSST, from the exons ATGGGTAGAACAGATATGTCAAAAACGCTGAACGCTTATAGAAT caaaaaaatagaaaatattggtAGAATGACGGCCATGACGCAGGAAGAAATTATGGCTGGTGCCAGAATTGTGGCCCAGGGTCTGGAAGCTCTCCGTGTAGAACATGGAGGACTTCTTCAAGCTTTGCAGACCCAGGATGCGCCAGTCGCAAGAGACAAAGCTAGTTTATTATCAAAGAATATCGAGATGATAGAATTAGGCCTTGGAGAGGCACAAGTTATGATGGCTCTTGCAAATCATTTACAAATGGTAGAGGCTGAGAAACAAAAGCTTAGAACACAAGTAAGAAGGTTGTGCCAAGAAAATGCCTGGTTAAGAGATGAGTTGGCTGGTACGCAGCAAAAATTACAAGCCAGTGAACAAGCA CTAGTCCAGTTGGAAGaacaaaagaaacatttaGATTTTATGGAAAGCATGAAACAGTACGATCCTGATCCTTCCGCGGATGATGAGAATGCTAAAGACAGGCCGCCAGATGATCCTGTGGTTGATCTATTCCCCGATGATGATGCGGACGACCGAAATAGTAAGT CAATATCACCGACACCGCCTTCACAATTTGCACAACAAGTGAACGCTGGATACGAGATACCTGCACGTTTGCGTACGCTGCACAATTTGGTTATACAGTACGCTAGCCAAGGCCGTTATGAAGTAGCTGTCCCCTTATGCAAGCAAGCATTGGAGGATTTGGAAAAGACTTCTGGCCACGATCATCCCGATGTTGCCACAATGTTGAACATCCTCGCTTTAGTGTATagagatcaaaataaatacaaagaaGCGGCGAATTTGTTGAACGATGCCTTGGCTATTCGTGAAAAGACGCTCGGTGAAAATCACCCCGCAGTCGCTGCCACGTTGAATAATTTGGCTGTTTTATATGGAAAACGGGGCAAATATAAAGAGGCTGAGCCGTTGTGCAAACGTGCCCTCGATATTCGAGAGAAGGTCCTCGGTCGTGATCATCCCGATGTCGCTAAGCAATTGAACAATCTTGCGTTGCTGTGTCAGAATCAGGGTAAATACGAAGAGGTAGAACGCTATTACCTGCGAGCGCTAGAAATTTATGAAGGTAAACTGGGACCGGATGATCCTAATGTTGCAAAGACGAAAAATAATCTGGCATCGTGTTACTTGAAGCAAGGAAAATACAAGGATGCTGAAGTTTTGTATAAACAAGTATTGACTAGAGCACACGAAAAAGAATTTGGTGCTATTGCCGGCGATAACAAACCAATTTGGCAG GTTgcggaagaaagagaagaaaacaagcatagaaataaagagaatacTCCATATGGGGAATACGGAGGCTGGCACAAAGCTGCTAAAGTGGATTCTCCTACGGTTACAACTACCCTAAAAAATCTTGGTGCATTGTATCGAAGACAAGGAAAATACGAGGCTGCAGAAACATTAGAAGATTGTGCTCTTAGGTCACGAAAGGAG CAGACATTGGAGTTCGTGAAGCAAGGAAAAGTTGCGCAGCTTTtaggagaagagaaaggatCGACGAGACGCGGCTCGCGATCCAGTTTAGCTAATAGCGAACACGAGCAACATGACGAG GGCTCGCTGCCGCTGGTACAAAGGGCGCTACATGAAGGACAGTCTGGCCACAACGACGCTAGTCCTAACAAACCCGGTTTTAAAAACAAGATCTTTCAAGCTTTCGGGATTCATTCTTCCACGTAG
- the LOC726991 gene encoding kinesin light chain isoform X7, whose product MGRTDMSKTLNAYRIKKIENIGRMTAMTQEEIMAGARIVAQGLEALRVEHGGLLQALQTQDAPVARDKASLLSKNIEMIELGLGEAQVMMALANHLQMVEAEKQKLRTQVRRLCQENAWLRDELAGTQQKLQASEQALVQLEEQKKHLDFMESMKQYDPDPSADDENAKDRPPDDPVVDLFPDDDADDRNSKSISPTPPSQFAQQVNAGYEIPARLRTLHNLVIQYASQGRYEVAVPLCKQALEDLEKTSGHDHPDVATMLNILALVYRDQNKYKEAANLLNDALAIREKTLGENHPAVAATLNNLAVLYGKRGKYKEAEPLCKRALDIREKVLGRDHPDVAKQLNNLALLCQNQGKYEEVERYYLRALEIYEGKLGPDDPNVAKTKNNLASCYLKQGKYKDAEVLYKQVLTRAHEKEFGAIAGDNKPIWQVAEEREENKHRNKENTPYGEYGGWHKAAKVDSPTVTTTLKNLGALYRRQGKYEAAETLEDCALRSRKETLEFVKQGKVAQLLGEEKGSTRRGSRSSLANSEHEQHDEDRKYYVRAQ is encoded by the exons ATGGGTAGAACAGATATGTCAAAAACGCTGAACGCTTATAGAAT caaaaaaatagaaaatattggtAGAATGACGGCCATGACGCAGGAAGAAATTATGGCTGGTGCCAGAATTGTGGCCCAGGGTCTGGAAGCTCTCCGTGTAGAACATGGAGGACTTCTTCAAGCTTTGCAGACCCAGGATGCGCCAGTCGCAAGAGACAAAGCTAGTTTATTATCAAAGAATATCGAGATGATAGAATTAGGCCTTGGAGAGGCACAAGTTATGATGGCTCTTGCAAATCATTTACAAATGGTAGAGGCTGAGAAACAAAAGCTTAGAACACAAGTAAGAAGGTTGTGCCAAGAAAATGCCTGGTTAAGAGATGAGTTGGCTGGTACGCAGCAAAAATTACAAGCCAGTGAACAAGCA CTAGTCCAGTTGGAAGaacaaaagaaacatttaGATTTTATGGAAAGCATGAAACAGTACGATCCTGATCCTTCCGCGGATGATGAGAATGCTAAAGACAGGCCGCCAGATGATCCTGTGGTTGATCTATTCCCCGATGATGATGCGGACGACCGAAATAGTAAGT CAATATCACCGACACCGCCTTCACAATTTGCACAACAAGTGAACGCTGGATACGAGATACCTGCACGTTTGCGTACGCTGCACAATTTGGTTATACAGTACGCTAGCCAAGGCCGTTATGAAGTAGCTGTCCCCTTATGCAAGCAAGCATTGGAGGATTTGGAAAAGACTTCTGGCCACGATCATCCCGATGTTGCCACAATGTTGAACATCCTCGCTTTAGTGTATagagatcaaaataaatacaaagaaGCGGCGAATTTGTTGAACGATGCCTTGGCTATTCGTGAAAAGACGCTCGGTGAAAATCACCCCGCAGTCGCTGCCACGTTGAATAATTTGGCTGTTTTATATGGAAAACGGGGCAAATATAAAGAGGCTGAGCCGTTGTGCAAACGTGCCCTCGATATTCGAGAGAAGGTCCTCGGTCGTGATCATCCCGATGTCGCTAAGCAATTGAACAATCTTGCGTTGCTGTGTCAGAATCAGGGTAAATACGAAGAGGTAGAACGCTATTACCTGCGAGCGCTAGAAATTTATGAAGGTAAACTGGGACCGGATGATCCTAATGTTGCAAAGACGAAAAATAATCTGGCATCGTGTTACTTGAAGCAAGGAAAATACAAGGATGCTGAAGTTTTGTATAAACAAGTATTGACTAGAGCACACGAAAAAGAATTTGGTGCTATTGCCGGCGATAACAAACCAATTTGGCAG GTTgcggaagaaagagaagaaaacaagcatagaaataaagagaatacTCCATATGGGGAATACGGAGGCTGGCACAAAGCTGCTAAAGTGGATTCTCCTACGGTTACAACTACCCTAAAAAATCTTGGTGCATTGTATCGAAGACAAGGAAAATACGAGGCTGCAGAAACATTAGAAGATTGTGCTCTTAGGTCACGAAAGGAG ACATTGGAGTTCGTGAAGCAAGGAAAAGTTGCGCAGCTTTtaggagaagagaaaggatCGACGAGACGCGGCTCGCGATCCAGTTTAGCTAATAGCGAACACGAGCAACATGACGAG
- the LOC726991 gene encoding kinesin light chain isoform X4 produces the protein MGKKIENIGRMTAMTQEEIMAGARIVAQGLEALRVEHGGLLQALQTQDAPVARDKASLLSKNIEMIELGLGEAQVMMALANHLQMVEAEKQKLRTQVRRLCQENAWLRDELAGTQQKLQASEQALVQLEEQKKHLDFMESMKQYDPDPSADDENAKDRPPDDPVVDLFPDDDADDRNSKSISPTPPSQFAQQVNAGYEIPARLRTLHNLVIQYASQGRYEVAVPLCKQALEDLEKTSGHDHPDVATMLNILALVYRDQNKYKEAANLLNDALAIREKTLGENHPAVAATLNNLAVLYGKRGKYKEAEPLCKRALDIREKVLGRDHPDVAKQLNNLALLCQNQGKYEEVERYYLRALEIYEGKLGPDDPNVAKTKNNLASCYLKQGKYKDAEVLYKQVLTRAHEKEFGAIAGDNKPIWQVAEEREENKHRNKENTPYGEYGGWHKAAKVDSPTVTTTLKNLGALYRRQGKYEAAETLEDCALRSRKEQTLEFVKQGKVAQLLGEEKGSTRRGSRSSLANSEHEQHDEGSLPLVQRALHEGQSGHNDASPNKPGFKNKIFQAFGIHSST, from the exons ATGGG caaaaaaatagaaaatattggtAGAATGACGGCCATGACGCAGGAAGAAATTATGGCTGGTGCCAGAATTGTGGCCCAGGGTCTGGAAGCTCTCCGTGTAGAACATGGAGGACTTCTTCAAGCTTTGCAGACCCAGGATGCGCCAGTCGCAAGAGACAAAGCTAGTTTATTATCAAAGAATATCGAGATGATAGAATTAGGCCTTGGAGAGGCACAAGTTATGATGGCTCTTGCAAATCATTTACAAATGGTAGAGGCTGAGAAACAAAAGCTTAGAACACAAGTAAGAAGGTTGTGCCAAGAAAATGCCTGGTTAAGAGATGAGTTGGCTGGTACGCAGCAAAAATTACAAGCCAGTGAACAAGCA CTAGTCCAGTTGGAAGaacaaaagaaacatttaGATTTTATGGAAAGCATGAAACAGTACGATCCTGATCCTTCCGCGGATGATGAGAATGCTAAAGACAGGCCGCCAGATGATCCTGTGGTTGATCTATTCCCCGATGATGATGCGGACGACCGAAATAGTAAGT CAATATCACCGACACCGCCTTCACAATTTGCACAACAAGTGAACGCTGGATACGAGATACCTGCACGTTTGCGTACGCTGCACAATTTGGTTATACAGTACGCTAGCCAAGGCCGTTATGAAGTAGCTGTCCCCTTATGCAAGCAAGCATTGGAGGATTTGGAAAAGACTTCTGGCCACGATCATCCCGATGTTGCCACAATGTTGAACATCCTCGCTTTAGTGTATagagatcaaaataaatacaaagaaGCGGCGAATTTGTTGAACGATGCCTTGGCTATTCGTGAAAAGACGCTCGGTGAAAATCACCCCGCAGTCGCTGCCACGTTGAATAATTTGGCTGTTTTATATGGAAAACGGGGCAAATATAAAGAGGCTGAGCCGTTGTGCAAACGTGCCCTCGATATTCGAGAGAAGGTCCTCGGTCGTGATCATCCCGATGTCGCTAAGCAATTGAACAATCTTGCGTTGCTGTGTCAGAATCAGGGTAAATACGAAGAGGTAGAACGCTATTACCTGCGAGCGCTAGAAATTTATGAAGGTAAACTGGGACCGGATGATCCTAATGTTGCAAAGACGAAAAATAATCTGGCATCGTGTTACTTGAAGCAAGGAAAATACAAGGATGCTGAAGTTTTGTATAAACAAGTATTGACTAGAGCACACGAAAAAGAATTTGGTGCTATTGCCGGCGATAACAAACCAATTTGGCAG GTTgcggaagaaagagaagaaaacaagcatagaaataaagagaatacTCCATATGGGGAATACGGAGGCTGGCACAAAGCTGCTAAAGTGGATTCTCCTACGGTTACAACTACCCTAAAAAATCTTGGTGCATTGTATCGAAGACAAGGAAAATACGAGGCTGCAGAAACATTAGAAGATTGTGCTCTTAGGTCACGAAAGGAG CAGACATTGGAGTTCGTGAAGCAAGGAAAAGTTGCGCAGCTTTtaggagaagagaaaggatCGACGAGACGCGGCTCGCGATCCAGTTTAGCTAATAGCGAACACGAGCAACATGACGAG GGCTCGCTGCCGCTGGTACAAAGGGCGCTACATGAAGGACAGTCTGGCCACAACGACGCTAGTCCTAACAAACCCGGTTTTAAAAACAAGATCTTTCAAGCTTTCGGGATTCATTCTTCCACGTAG